From Drosophila yakuba strain Tai18E2 chromosome 2L, Prin_Dyak_Tai18E2_2.1, whole genome shotgun sequence, one genomic window encodes:
- the LOC6528946 gene encoding uncharacterized protein LOC6528946 produces MRQKWKALLLLLQLLAYLKSGQAIWFPWYFQRYGLAPHSSRHGGGYKNKTDSGSTCPPGYEMKSSAAGLTGGIAGCERVFGPRVGNAERLCDDNPVLMQLARLYVVSPERIVLLLAQPSLTESCAEITDVLGNIRKSMRNCVLAPDNIYGRLADGLSYFQSEVCEGGEGSNRKRCTGLQESHNCLKELRTDMIECEAPADWYERTNASKVCHIFNDVLNCYYTRAALLCGLEVARQLRSFAGDSMGRAMIHKCEISKRLPRVDNAMPINAYSGTSLRSSEMECALSSLVVFVIYFAGIKYLFG; encoded by the coding sequence ATGAGACAAAAGTGGAAAGCTCTGTTGCTATTGCTTCAGCTGCTGGCTTATTTAAAATCGGGTCAAGCAATTTGGTTTCCCTGGTACTTCCAGCGCTACGGATTGGCCCCGCATTCCTCCCGACATGGCGGAGGTTACAAAAACAAGACAGACTCCGGGTCAACCTGTCCACCTGGGTACGAAATGAAGTCATCAGCGGCAGGATTGACGGGGGGAATAGCTGGATGTGAACGCGTATTTGGACCGAGAGTGGGAAACGCAGAACGCCTTTGCGACGATAATCCCGTGCTGATGCAACTGGCGCGTCTCTATGTGGTAAGTCCTGAGAGGATTGTACTGCTCCTGGCGCAACCCTCTCTAACCGAATCCTGCGCCGAGATCACCGATGTGCTGGGCAACATACGGAAGTCCATGCGCAACTGTGTCCTGGCCCCGGATAACATCTACGGGAGACTTGCGGATGGGCTGAGCTACTTTCAATCGGAGGTCTGCGAGGGGGGCGAAGGCAGCAACAGGAAGCGATGCACCGGACTCCAAGAGTCGCACAACTGCCTGAAGGAACTCCGGACGGACATGATCGAGTGCGAGGCACCGGCTGATTGGTACGAACGCACGAATGCTAGCAAGGTGTGCCACATCTTCAACGACGTCCTGAACTGTTATTATACAAGGGCAGCCTTGTTGTGCGGACTCGAGGTCGCCAGGCAGCTGAGGTCCTTCGCAGGAGATAGTATGGGCAGGGCCATGATCCACAAGTGCGAGATTAGCAAAAGGCTGCCCCGGGTTGATAATGCCATGCCGATCAACGCATATAGTGGAACTAGCTTAAGGTCGTCAGAAATGGAATGTGCTTTAAGTTCtttggttgt